From a region of the Oryza sativa Japonica Group chromosome 6, ASM3414082v1 genome:
- the LOC4340602 gene encoding ankyrin repeat domain-containing protein EMB506, chloroplastic has translation MLPWAPPPATAATTSPASSAPLLRAMPRRARSPRLPPPPHHPSPPPPPLLSVGPGAAPRAARPSHGDVFWEEPDDGGSGSDDEDGDGAEAEAERQEATGRRSSFSSFPSPSLFSRLGAARRQEQREEEELRGEIELLLTPEEMAILDQNETPDITKISSPKWHPLHSYALALQIPLMDSLLDSGVDINLLDKDGFTPLHKAVIGKKEAVISHLLRRGANPHVRDRDGATPLHYAVQVGALQTVKLLIKNRVDVNVADNDGWTPLHLAIQSRNRDIAKILLVNGADKTRRTKDGRTALDISLCFGRDFKSYDLAKLVKLVPANRKM, from the exons ATGCTCccatgggcgccgccgccggcgacggcggccaccaCCTCCCCGGCCTCGTCGGCTCCGCTCCTCCGCGCCATGCCCCGGCGCGCGCGCTCTCCGCGCCTCCCACCGCCCCCGCACCacccttcccctcctccgccgccgcttctctcGGTTGGCCCCGGggcggcgccgcgcgccgcgcgcccttCCCACGGCGACGTGTTCTGGGAGGAGCCGGACGACGGCGGCTCCGGgagcgacgacgaggatggggatggggcagaggccgaggccgagcggCAGGAGGCCACCGGGCGGAGGAGCAGCTTCTCCTCGTTCCCTTCCCCCTCGCTGTTCTCCAGGCtcggcgccgcgcggcggcaaGAGCAGCGAGAAGAAGAGGAGCTTCGAGGAG AAATCGAGCTTCTCTTGACGCCTGAAGAAATGGCTATCCTGGATCAGAACGAGACCCCGGATATCACCAAAATATCATCA CCGAAATGGCATCCACTTCATAGTTACGCATTGGCGCTGCAGATACCTCTCATGGACAGCCTGCTCGATAGTGGTGTCGATATCAATTTACTTGACAAA GATGGTTTCACCCCACTTCACAAGGCTGTCATAGGCAAAAAGGAGGCCGTCATTAGCCATCTCCTGCGAAGAGGGGCAAATCCTCATGTCAGAGATAGG GATGGAGCCACACCATTACATTATGCAGTTCAAGTTGGTGCCCTGCAAACTGTGAAGTTACTGATTAAGAATAGGGTTGATGTCAATGTTGCTGATAAT GATGGCTGGACACCGTTGCATTTAGCTATACAGAGTAGAAATAGAGATATAGCAAAGATATTGCTTGTCAATGGTGCAGATAAGACGAGAAGAACCAAG GATGGAAGGACTGCCTTGGATATAAGCTTGTGTTTTGGAAGAGATTTCAAGTCTTATGATTTGGCAAAGCTTGTCAAACTTGTTCCGGCAAATAGAAAAATGTGA
- the LOC4340605 gene encoding uncharacterized protein: MAAAAWGGTTQKCDSCGRTVYPVEELAADGRVYHRPCFRCTHCKATLQFSNYSSVEGVLYCKPHYDQILKSTGSLEKSFEGTSKSAKAEKSNGNKGQPNRFSSMFVGTQDKCVVCNKTVYPLEKVNLNGSSYHKSCFRCTHGGCTLSPSNNVTHEGKLYCKTHHSQLFMVKGNFSNFEDSTPNAKVDIEKQPEHEDATKNPGGPGQGDGLTEKPLESELTPEKPSQDDIVAEKQSQSSVDVPKQSESSTTVQRSEEGERVTKGESNSHVVSKKPLESSVEKPFQSSAVNLQPSGSSAAVRKPWQRNLPTDKPLLSNTTTEKSTPSSAAIEESLPSNGVDAKQPESSTASTVVKRPWQRRVATENLPQSISPSDKPSSTSADDVKPSENSKLIRKPWQRAVAAEAQIQNSGPTEKSSLTNDTKPSESTTSIKRPWEHKVVNEKPLQNNIDTEKPLQNNTDTEKSSSSAIDVKLAETSTTPTVPQEHSGITEKPSQTSADDVKPSESTAAVVKKQWQRNIGFQKQPQSSVTDAKTPESRGMGKRLWQRNVPTEKQSQSGASVVTPSQVSVASTNPLQSSVVVKKPWQRSVSREKEPEKDISSNKPLQNRVLAEEAEKTNVTADNKSQIIQDKKNNGATTENSSQISESAKKLPLTANKSQADTSTEKLSESDILAVASSQITEPSKKPSENTAENEKPSQTDIATDELPLTQSVEAMSEPSPSDAAHQEISEREILTDKLPESTMAVEKLSQTATLTEKPSKEDAAEKLPQTNEPSEQPHESEETAEKPLQNEANAESTTKQSDLSLEKPPQVDANVGNPTEPESDATSGVNSSDAQIRPTAEQLVGPQGIVSAEKTSDQILEANTDPAADQSSESQDVAPAKVATEQPLENQKAAASEQPLEPQHEAYEENPQEHNSDATAKESSEPERDTASDQLAEQPSESRTAGEKATLRESDVVTEDPAEPQIDAAAERSAEVLSESQTGVETPVLHQSDRTNEVPSEPQTDEASDKSTEQPLEPENDASVEDEKPPEIESDDVHDKPSESTPDTETLPHNTPKSSISISEAADGNVSEEAPPQSSASIETPSESAIAVEEPKHDDEASIKPSEDSSALEEPPQDDSASVEPSENTITLEKASEEDEGSVKPSEGNDALEKTLEEDEASAKLPEDSTTFEKPSEKDDAGTKQTEDPVTLEKEPEEDKGSVEPTQDNAGLEKPLEEDEASAKPSEDSVVLDKPSVEDDDSAKPSEDSMDLEKPEAHKPSEEEDGATKSSPEDAAVEEAPLQGDTETATDKPSLEADTTETA, encoded by the exons atggcggcggcggcgtggggcggcACGACGCAGAAGTGCGACTCGTGCGGGAGGACGGTCTACCCCGtcgaggagctcgccgccgacggccgcgTCTACCACCGCCCGTGCTTCCGCTGCACCCACTGCAAGGCCACCCTCCAG TTTAGTAACTATTCTTCTGTCGAAGGTGTCCTATATTGCAAACCTCACTATGACCAGATATTGAAATCAACCGGCAGTTTGGAGAAAAGTTTTGAAG GGACATCAAAATCAGCTAAAGCAGAAAAATCGAATGGAAACAAG GGGCAACCGAACAGATTCTCTAGCATGTTTGTTGGCACACAAGACAAGTGCGTAGTTTGTAACAAGACTGTGTACCCTCTTGAAAAG GTTAATCTTAACGGGAGCTCATATCATAAATCATGCTTCCGTTGCACCCATGGAGGCTGTACTCTTAGCCCATCCAACAATGTCACACATGAAGGCAAACTTTATTGCAAGACCCATCACTCTCAATTATTTATGGTTAAGGGAAACTTCAGCAATTTTGAGGATAGTACTCCAAATGCAAAAGTGGATATCGAGAAGCAACCAGAACATGAAGATGCTACCAAGAATCCAGGAGGCCCAGGTCAAGGTGATGGGCTCACTGAGAAACCTTTAGAAAGTGAACTCACTCCTGAGAAACCGTCACAAGACGATATTGTGGCTGAAAAGCAATCACAAAGTAGCGTTGATGTCCCAAAACAATCAGAAAGCAGCACAACAGTTCAGAGGTCAGAAGAAGGGGAAAGGGTTACCAAGGGTGAGTCAAATAGTCATGTAGTCAGCAAGAAGCCATTGGAAAGCAGTGTAGAAAAGCCATTCCAGAGCAGTGCAGTTAACTTACAGCCATCAGGAAGTAGTGCAGCCGTAAGAAAACCATGGCAGCGCAATCTTCCCACAGATAAGCCATTGCTGAGTAACACAACCACTGAAAAGTCAACTCCAAGCAGTGCTGCCATTGAGGAATCATTGCCAAGTAATGGGGTTGATGCAAAACAGCCAGAAAGCAGCACTGCCAGCACAGTGGTAAAAAGGCCATGGCAACGGAGGGTAGCTACGGAGAATCTACCGCAGAGCATTTCGCCATCAGATAAGCCATCATCAACCAGTGCAGATGATGTGAAGCCATCAGAAAACAGCAAATTGATCAGAAAACCATGGCAACGTGCTGTGGCTGCTGAGGCGCAGATACAGAACAGTGGACCAACTGAGAAGTCATCATTGACAAATGATACAAAGCCATCAGAAAGCACCACATCAATTAAAAGGCCATGGGAGCACAAAGTGGTCAATGAGAAGCCACTGCAGAACAATATAGACACGGAGAAGCCACTGCAGAACAATACAGACACTGAGAAGTCATCTAGCAGTGCTATCGATGTGAAGCTGGCAGAAACCAGTACAACACCCACTGTGCCACAGGAACACAGTGGAATCACGGAGAAACCTTCACAGACCAGTGCAGATGATGTAAAGCCATCAGAGAGCACTGCAGCAGTGGTTAAAAAGCAATGGCAACGTAACATCGGATTCCAGAAACAGCCCCAGAGCAGTGTAACTGATGCAAAGACACCTGAAAGCAGGGGAATGGGCAAAAGATTGTGGCAGCGCAATGTTCCAACTGAAAAGCAATCGCAAAGCGGTGCGTCGGTTGTGACACCATCACAAGTTAGTGTGGCTAGCACCAACCCGCTCCAAAGCAGCGTGGTTGTGAAAAAGCCATGGCAAAGAAGCGTGTCTAGAGAAAAAGAGCCAGAGAAGGATATATCTAGCAACAAACCGTTACAAAACCGTGTACTTGCTGAAGAAGCAGAGAAAACCAATGTGACTGCTGATAACAAATCACAGATCATTCAAGATAAAAAGAACAATGGTGCTACCACAGAGAATTCATCACAAATAAGTGAAAGTGCCAAAAAACTACCACTTACTGCAAATAAATCGCAAGCTGATACTTCCACAGAAAAATTGTCAGAAAGTGACATACTTGCTGTAGCATCATCTCAGATCACTGAACCATCTAAGAAGCCATCAGAAAACACTGCTGAAAATGAGAAGCCATCACAGACTGATATTGCTACTGACGAGCTACCCCTGACCCAAAGTGTAGAAGCCATGTCAGAACCATCTCCAAGTGATGCAGCTCATCAGGAAATCTCCGAGAGGGAGATACTGACAGATAAATTACCAGAAAGTACCATGGCTGTTGAGAAGCTATCTCAAACTGCTACTCTAACCGAAAAGCCATCTAAAGAAGATGCTGCAGAGAAGCTACCGCAAACCAATGAACCTTCTGAGCAGCCACACGAGAGTGAAGAGACTGCTGAGAAGCCACTTCAAAATGAAGCTAATGCTGAAAGCACAACAAAACAAAGTGATCTCAGTCTTGAGAAGCCACCTCAGGTTGATGCCAATGTTGGGAATCCTACCGAGCCTGAAAGTGATGCCACTTCTGGTGTGAACTCATCAGATGCTCAAATCAGGCCAACTGCTGAGCAGTTAGTAGGACCTCAAGGCATTGTATCTGCCGAGAAGACATCTGACCAGATATTAGAAGCTAACACCGATCCAGCTGCTGACCAGTCATCAGAGTCCCAAGATGTTGCACCTGCTAAAGTTGCAACGGAGCAACCATTAGAAAATCAAAAGGCTGCAGCTTCAGAGCAGCCATTGGAACCTCAACACGAAGCATATGAAGAGAATCCACAAGAGCATAATAGTGATGCAACTGCCAAGGAGTCATCAGAACCTGAAAGAGATACTGCTTCTGATCAGTTGGCTGAGCAGCCATCAGAATCTCGAACTGCAGGTGAGAAGGCAACACTGCGTGAAAGTGATGTGGTTACCGAGGATCCAGCAGAACCTCAAATTGATGCAGCTGCTGAAAGGTCAGCTGAGGTGTTATCAGAATCTCAAACTGGAGTTGAGACACCAGTGCTGCATCAAAGTGATAGAACTAACGAGGTTCCATCAGAACCTCAAACTGATGAAGCTTCTGACAAGTCAACTGAGCAGCCATTGGAGCCTGAAAATGATGCATCTGTCGAGGATGAGAAGCCACCGGAAATCGAAAGTGATGATGTGCATGATAAACCATCAGAAAGCACCCCAGATACTGAAACCCTGCCTCATAACACTCCAAAGAGTAGCATAAGCATTAGCGAAGCTGCAGACGGCAACGTTTCTGAGGAGGCACCACCTCAGAGCAGTGCATCCATAGAAACGCCATCAGAAAGTGCCATAGCTGTCGAGGAACCAAAACACGACGACGAGGCCAGCATAAAGCCATCCGAAGACAGCAGTGCTCTTGAGGAGCCGCCGCAGGACGATAGCGCCAGCGTGGAGCCATCAGAGAACACTATAACTCTTGAGAAGGCATCAGAGGAAGATGAGGGAAGTGTAAAGCCATCAGAAGGCAATGATGCTCTTGAGAAAACATTGGAGGAGGATGAGGCGAGTGCCAAGCTACCAGAAGACAGTACGACCTTTGAGAAGCCATCGGAGAAAGATGATGCTGGCACCAAGCAGACAGAGGACCCTGTAACTCTTGAGAAGGAACCAGAGGAAGACAAGGGAAGTGTGGAGCCAACACAGGACAATGCTGGTCTTGAGAAACCGTTGGAGGAAGACGAGGCGAGTGCGAAGCCATCAGAGGACAGTGTGGTTCTTGATAAGCCATCAGTGGAAGATGATGACAGCGCCAAGCCATCAGAGGATAGCATGGACCTTGAAAAGCCAGAGGCTCACAAACCatcagaggaagaagatggcgCGACCAAGTCATCACCGGAGGATGCTGCCGTTGAGGAGGCGCCATTGCAAGGTGACACAGAAACAGCCACTGACAAACCCTCACTAGAAGCAGACACCACAGAAACTGCCTGA
- the LOC4340603 gene encoding uncharacterized protein encodes MLTRTLAGRVRPLLAAAGLRGYAPRAAADLVVVGDEEPPPRTASSASAAATVSIAATAPTVLQPRVLIYDGVCHLCHRGVKWVIKADKHAKIRFCCVQSKAAEPYLRLVGMDREDVLRRVLFIEGPEAYYEGSTAALKVASYLPLPYSALSSLLIIPAPLRDAIYDYIAKNRYDWFGKDDECIVTKNKELLERFIDREEMLGGGPSNSF; translated from the exons atgctCACCCGAACCCTCGCCGGCCGCGTCCGCCCCCTCCTCGCTGCCGCGGGCCTCCGCGGCTACGCGCCCCGCGCGgccgccgacctcgtcgtcgtcggcgacgaggagccCCCGCCgcgcaccgcgtcctccgcctccgccgccgccaccgtctccaTCGCGGCCACTGCGCCCACCGTCCTGCAGCCGCGCGTGCTCATCTACGACGGCGTCTGCCACCTCTGCCACCGCG GGGTGAAGTGGGTGATCAAGGCGGACAAGCACGCCAAGATCAGGTTCTGCTGCGTGCAGTCCAAGGCCGCGGAGCCGTACCTGAGACTGGTCGGGATGGACAGGGAGGACGTGCTGCGGCGAGTCCTCTTCATCGAGGGGCCTGAGGCCTACTACGAGGGATCCACAG CTGCTTTGAAAGTTGCATCGTACCTGCCTCTTCCCTACTCAGCTTTGAGCTCCCTGCTGATCATCCCCGCCCCACTGCGGGATGCAATCTACGATTACATTGCAAAGAATCGCTACGATTGGTTTGGCAAGGATGATGAATGCATCGTTACCAAGAACAAGGAGCTTCTTGAGCGCTTCATCGACAGGGAGGAGATGCTTGGAGGTGGTCCCAGCAATAGCTTCTGA
- the LOC4340601 gene encoding tRNA (guanine-N(7)-)-methyltransferase isoform 1 (isoform 1 is encoded by transcript variant 1), translating into MPLPDQEAAAGGDGGAMASGDGANGGGGGGQGKLPRKRFYRARAHSNPLSDSHFPIPISPDEVDLSQHYPRYFPSGEGEARQGDAAVPRIRFADVGCGFGGLLVGLSTLFPDTLMIGMELRDKVTEYVKERILALRASNPGKYDNISVVRTNSMKYIPNYFRKAQLSKMFFLFPDPHFKEKNHRRRVISMQLLDEYAYVMEVGGIIYTITDVEELGEWMRSCLEKHPLFEAIPEEETKADPVVKLLSTATEEGQKVARNGGQTFQAIFRRISLQE; encoded by the exons ATGCCTCTCCCAGACCAAGAAGCAGCTGcaggcggggacggcggcgcgatggcgagcggcgacggcgcgaacggcggtggcggtggcgggcagGGGAAGCTCCCGCGGAAGCGGTTCTACCGGGCGCGCGCGCACAGCAACCCGCTCAGCGACTCGCACTTCCCGATCCCGATATCGCCCGACGAGGTAGACCTCTCGCAGCACTACCCGCGGTACTTCCCctccggcgagggcgaggcccgccagggcgacgcggcggtgcCACGGATCCGCTTCGCGGACGTTGGGTGTGGGTTCGGCGGGCTGCTCGTCGGCCTCTCTACGCTCTTCCCGGACACCCTCATGATCGGCATGGAGCTCAGGGACAAG GTGACTGAGTATGTCAAAGAGCGGATTTTGGCTTTAAGAGCATCGAATCCGGGAAAGTACGACAACATATCTGTCGTGCGCACCAATTCGATGAAATACATTCCAAACTATTTCAGGAAGGCTCAGCTTTCGAAAATGTTCTTCCTGTTCCCTGATCCTCACTTCAAGGAGAAGAACCACCGGCGGAGGGTGATCAGCATGCAGCTGCTAGATGAGTATGCTTATGTGATGGAAGTGGGAGGAATCATATATACAATCACAGATGTGGAGGAGCTCGGAGAATGGATGCGGTCATGCCTGGAGAAACACCCGCTGTTCGAAGCTATCCCAGAGGAAGAGACAAAAGCAGACCCAGTTGTCAAGCTACTGTCTACCGCCACTGAAGAAGGTCAGAAGGTTGCAAGAAATGGAGGTCAGACTTTCCAGGCCATCTTTAGACGCATCTCCTTGCAAGAGTAG
- the LOC4340604 gene encoding dNA polymerase lambda: MAPKRKPPARAAAAKLDPDGMFRGVSAFVVPHAVQSRRLEVWKQRLAQMGGRVQEKLAAKGGGGAVTHVLAADAKALLRELDAAWLHRFRGSVVSFEWLEECLKSGERLPEHKFAINYEEEFKPKKEGGAAGSGVLQSAKRSKISSDGPENRKETAGGNRESRDAIAHPNEDSDVVKGPSTCTSSQSASGDSKETIASQNAFKAEEASSGESSTYAPPDLNRNITEIFGKLINIYRALGDDRRSFSYYKAIPVIEKLPFKIESADQVKDLPAIGKSLKDHINEIVNTGKLSKLEHFENDEKVRTVSLFGEVWGVGPATALKLYDKGHRTLDDLQKDDSLTSAQRIGLKFFDDIKQRIPRHEVSEMEKLLQEVGTDILPGVIIVCGGSYRRGKSSCGDMDIIITHPDGESHVGFLPKFVQRLKGINFLREDLIFSIHSIEGTDCGVDTYFGLCTYPGRELRHRIDLKVYPRNRHAFGLLAWTGNDVLNRRLRILADSKGYILDDTGLYLATPGSGGKRGGRSDAIINCDTEKDVFDTLGFPWLEPHERNL; encoded by the exons ATGGCTCCGAAGCGGaagccgccggcgagggcggcggcggcgaagttgGACCCCGACGGCATGTTCCGCGGCGTCTCCGCCTTCGTCGTCCCCCACGCCGTCCAGTCTCGCCGCCTCGAG GTGTGGAAGCAGAGGCTGGCGCAGATGGGGGGACGCGTCCAGGAGAAGCTCGCCgccaagggcggcggcggcgcggtcacCCACGTCCTGGCCGCCGACGCCAAGGCGCTGCTCcgggagctcgacgccgcctgGCTCCACCGCTTTCGCGGG AGCGTGGTGTCATTCGAGTGGCTGGAGGAGTGCCTCAAATCCGGGGAGAGGCTACCGGAGCACAAGTTTGCTATCAACTACGAAGAGGAATTTAAGCCGAAGAAGGAAGGTGGTGCTGCAGGTTCAGGTGTGTTGCAGTCTGCAAAGAGGAGCAAAATATCATCAGACGGTCCTGAGAATCGGAAGGAAACTGCTGGGGGTAATCGAGAATCTCGAGATGCAATTGCACATCCAAATGAAGATTCGGATGTTGTAAAGGGGCCTAGCACGTGTACAAGTAGCCAAAGTGCCTCTGGAGATTCTAAGGAAACCATAGCTTCTCAAAATGCATTCAAAGCTGAG GAAGCCTCTTCTGGAGAATCCTCAACGTATGCTCCTCCAGACTTGAACAGGAACATAACTGAGATTTTTGGAAAGCTGATCAATATATATAGAG CCCTGGGAGATGACCGAAGATCATTTAGCTATTACAAGGCTATTCCAGTGATTGAGAAATTGCCATTCAAAATAGAAAGCGCTGATCAAGTTAAAGACCTCCCTGCTATTGGGAAATCATTGAAAGACCAT ATTAATGAGATAGTAAATACAGGAAAGCTTTCCAAGCTAGAGCACTTTGAGAATGATGAGAAG GTTCGAACTGTCAGCCTATTTGGCGAAGTTTGGGGTGTTGGTCCTGCAACTGCTCTCAAGTTATATGATAAAGGACATCGTACACTGGATGACCTTCAAAAAGACGATTCACTTACAAGTGCTCAGAGGATTGGCCTGAAGTTCTTTGACGATATCAAACAAAGAATACCCCGACATGAG GTTAGTGAGATGGAGAAGCTTTTGCAAGAAGTTGGGACTGATATCTTGCCTGGG GTGATAATTGTATGTGGGGGATCATACAGACGTGGAAAATCTTCTTGTGGTGACATGGATATTATTATCACTCATCCTGATGGTGAAAG TCATGTAGgctttttaccaaaatttgttcAGCGCTTGAAGGGCATCAATTTTTTGAGGGAGGATCTTATTTTCAGCATACACAGCATTGAG GGAACTGATTGTGGAGTTGACACATATTTTGGTCTTTGCACATATCCTGGGCGTGAGCTGCGCCATCGCATCGACCTCAAG GTATACCCAAGGAACAGACATGCATTTGGGCTGCTTGCTTGGACTGGCAATGATGTTCTGAATCGACG ATTAAGAATACTAGCAGATTCCAAAGGCTACATTCTTGACGACACTGGTTTGTATCTTGCTACACCGGGCAGTGGTGGAAAGCGT GGGGGAAGATCAGATGCTATAATTAATTGTGACACCGAGAAGGATGTGTTCGATACACTTGGATTCCCCTGGTTGGAACCTCACGAACGTAATCTCTAG
- the LOC4340601 gene encoding tRNA (guanine-N(7)-)-methyltransferase isoform 2 (isoform 2 is encoded by transcript variant 2) yields MASGDGANGGGGGGQGKLPRKRFYRARAHSNPLSDSHFPIPISPDEVDLSQHYPRYFPSGEGEARQGDAAVPRIRFADVGCGFGGLLVGLSTLFPDTLMIGMELRDKVTEYVKERILALRASNPGKYDNISVVRTNSMKYIPNYFRKAQLSKMFFLFPDPHFKEKNHRRRVISMQLLDEYAYVMEVGGIIYTITDVEELGEWMRSCLEKHPLFEAIPEEETKADPVVKLLSTATEEGQKVARNGGQTFQAIFRRISLQE; encoded by the exons atggcgagcggcgacggcgcgaacggcggtggcggtggcgggcagGGGAAGCTCCCGCGGAAGCGGTTCTACCGGGCGCGCGCGCACAGCAACCCGCTCAGCGACTCGCACTTCCCGATCCCGATATCGCCCGACGAGGTAGACCTCTCGCAGCACTACCCGCGGTACTTCCCctccggcgagggcgaggcccgccagggcgacgcggcggtgcCACGGATCCGCTTCGCGGACGTTGGGTGTGGGTTCGGCGGGCTGCTCGTCGGCCTCTCTACGCTCTTCCCGGACACCCTCATGATCGGCATGGAGCTCAGGGACAAG GTGACTGAGTATGTCAAAGAGCGGATTTTGGCTTTAAGAGCATCGAATCCGGGAAAGTACGACAACATATCTGTCGTGCGCACCAATTCGATGAAATACATTCCAAACTATTTCAGGAAGGCTCAGCTTTCGAAAATGTTCTTCCTGTTCCCTGATCCTCACTTCAAGGAGAAGAACCACCGGCGGAGGGTGATCAGCATGCAGCTGCTAGATGAGTATGCTTATGTGATGGAAGTGGGAGGAATCATATATACAATCACAGATGTGGAGGAGCTCGGAGAATGGATGCGGTCATGCCTGGAGAAACACCCGCTGTTCGAAGCTATCCCAGAGGAAGAGACAAAAGCAGACCCAGTTGTCAAGCTACTGTCTACCGCCACTGAAGAAGGTCAGAAGGTTGCAAGAAATGGAGGTCAGACTTTCCAGGCCATCTTTAGACGCATCTCCTTGCAAGAGTAG
- the LOC4340604 gene encoding dNA polymerase lambda isoform X1 → MAPKRKPPARAAAAKLDPDGMFRGVSAFVVPHAVQSRRLEVWKQRLAQMGGRVQEKLAAKGGGGAVTHVLAADAKALLRELDAAWLHRFRGSVVSFEWLEECLKSGERLPEHKFAINYEEEFKPKKEGGAAGSGVLQSAKRSKISSDGPENRKETAGGNRESRDAIAHPNEDSDVVKGPSTCTSSQSASGDSKETIASQNAFKAEEASSGESSTYAPPDLNRNITEIFGKLINIYRALGDDRRSFSYYKAIPVIEKLPFKIESADQVKDLPAIGKSLKDHINEIVNTGKLSKLEHFENDEKVRTVSLFGEVWGVGPATALKLYDKGHRTLDDLQKDDSLTSAQRIGLKFFDDIKQRIPRHEVSEMEKLLQEVGTDILPGVIIVCGGSYRRGKSSCGDMDIIITHPDGESHVGFLPKFVQRLKGINFLREDLIFSIHSIEGTDCGVDTYFGLCTYPGRELRHRIDLKKVYPRNRHAFGLLAWTGNDVLNRRLRILADSKGYILDDTGLYLATPGSGGKRGGRSDAIINCDTEKDVFDTLGFPWLEPHERNL, encoded by the exons ATGGCTCCGAAGCGGaagccgccggcgagggcggcggcggcgaagttgGACCCCGACGGCATGTTCCGCGGCGTCTCCGCCTTCGTCGTCCCCCACGCCGTCCAGTCTCGCCGCCTCGAG GTGTGGAAGCAGAGGCTGGCGCAGATGGGGGGACGCGTCCAGGAGAAGCTCGCCgccaagggcggcggcggcgcggtcacCCACGTCCTGGCCGCCGACGCCAAGGCGCTGCTCcgggagctcgacgccgcctgGCTCCACCGCTTTCGCGGG AGCGTGGTGTCATTCGAGTGGCTGGAGGAGTGCCTCAAATCCGGGGAGAGGCTACCGGAGCACAAGTTTGCTATCAACTACGAAGAGGAATTTAAGCCGAAGAAGGAAGGTGGTGCTGCAGGTTCAGGTGTGTTGCAGTCTGCAAAGAGGAGCAAAATATCATCAGACGGTCCTGAGAATCGGAAGGAAACTGCTGGGGGTAATCGAGAATCTCGAGATGCAATTGCACATCCAAATGAAGATTCGGATGTTGTAAAGGGGCCTAGCACGTGTACAAGTAGCCAAAGTGCCTCTGGAGATTCTAAGGAAACCATAGCTTCTCAAAATGCATTCAAAGCTGAG GAAGCCTCTTCTGGAGAATCCTCAACGTATGCTCCTCCAGACTTGAACAGGAACATAACTGAGATTTTTGGAAAGCTGATCAATATATATAGAG CCCTGGGAGATGACCGAAGATCATTTAGCTATTACAAGGCTATTCCAGTGATTGAGAAATTGCCATTCAAAATAGAAAGCGCTGATCAAGTTAAAGACCTCCCTGCTATTGGGAAATCATTGAAAGACCAT ATTAATGAGATAGTAAATACAGGAAAGCTTTCCAAGCTAGAGCACTTTGAGAATGATGAGAAG GTTCGAACTGTCAGCCTATTTGGCGAAGTTTGGGGTGTTGGTCCTGCAACTGCTCTCAAGTTATATGATAAAGGACATCGTACACTGGATGACCTTCAAAAAGACGATTCACTTACAAGTGCTCAGAGGATTGGCCTGAAGTTCTTTGACGATATCAAACAAAGAATACCCCGACATGAG GTTAGTGAGATGGAGAAGCTTTTGCAAGAAGTTGGGACTGATATCTTGCCTGGG GTGATAATTGTATGTGGGGGATCATACAGACGTGGAAAATCTTCTTGTGGTGACATGGATATTATTATCACTCATCCTGATGGTGAAAG TCATGTAGgctttttaccaaaatttgttcAGCGCTTGAAGGGCATCAATTTTTTGAGGGAGGATCTTATTTTCAGCATACACAGCATTGAG GGAACTGATTGTGGAGTTGACACATATTTTGGTCTTTGCACATATCCTGGGCGTGAGCTGCGCCATCGCATCGACCTCAAG AAGGTATACCCAAGGAACAGACATGCATTTGGGCTGCTTGCTTGGACTGGCAATGATGTTCTGAATCGACG ATTAAGAATACTAGCAGATTCCAAAGGCTACATTCTTGACGACACTGGTTTGTATCTTGCTACACCGGGCAGTGGTGGAAAGCGT GGGGGAAGATCAGATGCTATAATTAATTGTGACACCGAGAAGGATGTGTTCGATACACTTGGATTCCCCTGGTTGGAACCTCACGAACGTAATCTCTAG